ACGTTCCTCATCAGGTCGACAAAGAACTCCCAGCACTTCTGTGTGATGTTGGTGTACATCTCCTCTGCAGGGGAAAGGCGCTGAGCACGGGCGCTGCGCCCCTGCCACAGCCTGTCCCTGCTCGCAGGTGACACCTGGCACCCGGCcccatggggggacacgggcacAGTGCGGGGCTGGACCCCGCGGCAGCCCCGGTGCGATGCTGGGAGCACGGCAGGATAGGCTGCCGATGGTGCCTCCACTGTGACCAGCGCCAGGGAAGGCTCCATGGCACCACCAGCCTGTTTTGGGGACAGACAGAGAGCGTGTGCCAAGGAGAAAGGGGGGGTCACCCTGCGGCCCTGCACTCACCCACGAGCTGGGCTGTCCAGTTGACGGCCACGGGCGGGCTCGTCCTGGCGTCCTGGCCAAAGCTCTCCGCCTCGGCACCCACATGGCAGAGCCCGGTCCCCAGGAGCGCTGCAGAGGGAGGGGACAGGGTCAGTGGGGAACGGGGCTGTCTGGGGGTGTGGGTCACAGCACGGGGCTGAGCTttaccccccacccatggggagCCGGCGCTGGGGGCCGCCCCATCGCCCTGGGCGGCTGTGTCGCAGCTGGACGGCGCTGGGGCAGGAAGAGGAAGCGCTGGCCACGGCGGCGCTGTCGGAGAGCCCCTCCACCCGCCATCTGCCCCGCACGGCCCCCGTGGGgatgtgtcccctctgtcccgcCAGCCACTTGCTCACCGGAGCCCCACAGCCCAAGGAAAACACCCCGACCACCAGCCGCCCTTGGCCATGGTCCCGTGGTGCCAGTGGGTGGTGAACCACCCCGGtgggccctgcctgggctgctcTCGTCCATCTCCAGCACTGCCATGGGGTGCTGCTGGCTGGTACGGTGGCTGTGGCAAGGCCACCCAGCCCCGTTCCggtccctgccagccccggcCAACCCCTCTCTGTCCCACCCAGACCTCCCCAGCCGTTCTCATGGGTCATTCACAAAAAGAACAGGGGTGAGGATGGTGGGGGACACCCCGCAGTGCCTGTTGCCACCGGCCCCTGGCCACGTAGGCTACGGCCACCCCAGTCACCCTCAGTGCTGGCCCTGTACCGACTTGCCGGACTGAGCCGAGACCCCGGTCCCGGGCCCCCAGCACCGGAGGGCGGCCGTGCACAGGGTGGTGAGAGGCGCTGAGCCTCCCACCGCCCCGGGGCCACCCGCCATGCACTTACCGCAGAGCAGCAGGAGCCCTCGGGACAGCCGGCCGGAGCCCGTCTGCGCGCACGGTGCCATCCTGCAAAATCCTGCCGGCTAACGACCGGACAAGTATTTCAATGGAAATAACAGGAAGCAACTCCTTTCCTCTGACAGGGGCAGTTTGACTACAGGAGACGTGTGAAAAATGAGATTCGCTCAGCGCTGCTTTCAAGCGGCTCTCCCGGCGGGACCCCACGGTGCCGGCCCCCGCGGGCATCGCTCCCGCGCCCCGGCACCCCGCGCCTCACCCGCCGGCCCAGAGGCTCCGCTCCCCACGCAGCGCGTCCAGTTTTACGAGGCCGCTATTTGTTTACttgtgtatttctctttaatcctgTCTGGGCTGGGTTGTGAAATCCCTCGTCTCCTGCGTGGAGGGCAGGCAGCCCGGCAGCCGGGGGGAGTGGACGGGGAAGCGTAATGTCCCCGGGCaggcggggcggggggacccgTAGCCCCGACATGGTGGCTTCTGGCGCACCCGGGCACCTGCCCCATGGCCGGTATCATCGGGGCAGcccctgctggggctggggagggaagggTGGTGACAGTGGTGGTGGCACGACTTGCCCGCGGGTGCGAGGCCGACGCAGgcagggaggtggggagagggCAGAGACTTGGCTGGTGTTGCCGGTCCTCACCCTCGACGCCTTCCTCCTGCACCACCCGGCTCTGCCGGAGCCCCCTGCACCTGGCACAGCTCCCAACCACGTCCCCCCGCACCAAGGACGACCCCAGCCCCCTGAGGACCGGGCTGAGGCCGGGTGAGCTCATTGCACCTTTGGTTCAGGGCGGAGTGCGAAGCCAAAGCTTCCCCTTTAACAGCCCGAGCGTCAATCGGAGCCTGATGGAGCTCAGCTCGGAGGGACCCTCCCTGCTGCGGAAAGATGATCTCGCCGGGCGCCGCGCTCCCCGGCAAacgtcctggcagagctgccCGAACCTCCCCAAGGCCACGACTCCAGGGCACCGCGGGACCTTTCGGAGGCGAGTGGCTGCATCTGGAAGCCATCAGCCCGTGGCgctctgggggctgtggggttggagccCCTCTGGTCCTGCTCTTTGTTGGAGCCGCTGGAGCCTCCGGTCGGGCGGTGGGAGCCTCTGCCAGGGAGACACCCAATGATCTCAGCGTGGCCCCCCCGTCCTGGGGCATCCagaggggacaggcagggacgggATGGGCAGGGACGGGATGGTGGCCGCCAGCCAAAGCCTGCGCTCGCCCCCGCCCCAGCCTGGCATCCCCATCGCTCCCACCCCGGCGTGCCCAGGAAGGGGCTCAGCCCATACAGGGTCAGCACCCAGCAACCTTCTTCTAATGCTCCCCCCACCCCAAGGCAGATGCAGGCATCCGGAGCCCCAGGCCCAGCCTCCCCCTGTGCCACTGAACCCACTCCACCCCCAGGAACACCCAGACCCCTGCCCATGCTCAGCCCGGTCCCCGTCACCCTctgcccccttgtcctgctgttagttcccagggctggggggcaggacGGCTGTTGCTGGCCCCTCGCAGGcaggggggcaggcaggggcCAGGCAGCTGCCCGCTGGAGTTTGAGCCCCTTTCCGGACTCTGCTGAGCGTGAGGGCGGCTGCAAGGGGCACAAGGCAGCTGAGCCCCACAGCCACAGCCACGGCCATCCCGGGGGGCACCCTGCTCAGCGTGGGGGTCCCGGTCCCCGTGCAGTTGGTGAAGTATTCGGCATGGACCTGCAGGAAGAAGGCGTCGAGGACAGCGCAGGGCCAGGGGCAGGagagcagctgggccagcagctggGTGCAGCTGGAGAGTTCGCTGTAGGTGCTGTGGAGGGGTTGTTGTGAGGCCAGCCTGCcagcacggggacagggacagggacacatccACTGCGGTGGCCCTGCAAACGTCCCGCTCCAAGCGTGCGTTTGGCagcactgggggtgacactgacCCACCTGCTGATCTGGTCCCAGCGGCAGCGGCTGCTCTCGGGGGTGGCCATGAGGGCGGCATGGAAGGGGGCCCAGCAGTAGAGGGAGATCCAGTCCTGGTAGGTGTCCTGACAGCGAGCCGGCCCCTCCAGTACCTCCAGCGGCCCTGCAGAGCACCCACCAGACTCCGGGGTGCCACCCTACCCCTACTTCTGCCCCCAAGCCTGGTTTTGGGTGGGTTATTTGCATTCACCCCAGTGGAACACTCCAAGCTCTGCCCAGCATGGGCCGGTGCCCCATTTGCCATGCGGGAGTCCAACACATGGCCCTGGGGATCCCACGCTGGGGCTGCGGGAGCCTCATGGGCTCAGCCAGGTTGGGACCTGAGCTCTTGTGAGCCCCAGCACAGACCACAGGGGACCCACTGAGGTCTGTGAGCGGAGAGGGAGGACAGCCAGGATGGCAGCTCGACTCACCGTCCTCATCCATGTACAAGTAGTGATCTGGAAGGACAGACGGTGCTGTCAGCGCTGGCAGGACCTGCATGACCGTGCCAGGACAGGTCTCTGTCCCCCAGTGGTGCAGACACccccaccagcagcagagcacgaTGTGTGGCAGCCATGGCCAGAGCTACACTGGGACGATGGCACCTGGGTCTTACCTTCCTCCTCCAGGTCCCCGTACTCAGTGTCCCCGCGCCCTGCAGCAAGGAGACACAGGGTGCCAGGGCTGCACAGCCAGCGACAGCCCCAGTGTCCAGCCAGCCTGAAGCACGAGCCGGGGTGATGCCAGCGCACCAGACACCCCTTGTCCTCCCAGGCCAACCTGAGCACAGCCAAGGTGACCGGGCCAAGCGGAAGGAAGGAGAGTGGGAGGCTCCTGGCTCTGCCTTGGCCTTTGCAACCAGGGCAGGGCGGTTTCACCAACCCCATGGGCAGGGAAACATGTGGCAGACCCTGCCCAGAGCACCCTCCAAGGGGAGccagaggagctggagcacagaCGAGTTGGGATAGAGGAGATAAATGAGCCAGGGGCACTGTGAGGATGCACTGCCCAGCCAGCCCCTGTGCCTGACCCCCTGGACATCTCCGTGCAGTCGCCCCCCATGCTGCAACGCACAGCAGCGGCCCCGGTGGCTGCGAGTCGGGGCTGCCCTTACCCcgctggagcagaggaaggagcaggcagCCGAGGAGCCGCACCCCGAGGAGCATCCTCCCGCCGCCGGGCCCGCTGCTGCcgggctggggctgagcccggGGCTTTATCCTGGTCCCTGGCCCATCCCAGTGCTGCCCGCCCGCTACCGAGCCAATGCCCGGGAAGGTCGGGGGGACGCCGGGCTCCCGCCCCGCCTGACTCAGCGAAGCTCCGAAGGCATCGGCTGCGGGTTCGGACGGGATGCGGGGCTGCGGGTACCGGCTCGTCCCCCGCGGCCACCCCCACGGGGCCCCCCGCCCCGGACCGCCATCCTTGAGCTGCCGCCGGGCCCGAGGGGAAGGACAGGGCCCCCGCCGGGCAGCACCCAGCaccgcccgctccccgccgccggggCCCCCGCAGCAGGAAAGCCGCCGCCAACAGCTGCTTCCTGTCCGGCGCCGCCGCAGGAAGCCTGGGGCCCGCCCGGCCGCGGGGACCGGTCCCCCATCGTCCCGCAGCGATACAGCACCCGCGCCTTGCGGGGAGCCGGGCCCGGCCGTTCGCGCTCCGCGGCCCCGGCTGGGGGGTGCAGAACGACCGGAGCCACCGGAGCGCGGCCGCGGCCGCACCGTGGGGGCGTGACCGCAGAATAAGGGCGTGTCTGGGGGCGTGGCGGCAGCATGAGGGGCGTGTCTAGGGGCGGGTTCGCAGTGTGGGGGCGTGACCGCAGAAAAGGGGCGTGTCAGGAGGCGGGGGCCGaagggcgggggcggggccgtaGCGGCGCAGGCGCGGTTGCGCAAAGGGGCGCGAGGCCTCCCCCGGCGCGATGGCCGAGGAGTGAGTGCGGGGCGGGGGCGGTAGCGGAGCGGCCGGGGGTCCCTGGGGAAGACCCCGGGTCACCCGCGGTGCCCTCTGGGGTCTGGGGGGCAGCGGccgtgcggggcgggggggacccGTTCCGCGTCTCCAAGCGGGCTCGGCCCGCTCCGGTGCGGGTCACGGGCACAGCCGAGCTGCGGCTCCCGGTGCGGAGGGGGCCGGTTGGGAACCCCCCGGGGCCGTGGCGAtgggggccggggggccgggAACCCAGCAGCCCCTCCCGGGGCCTCTCGGGGTGCAGCGgggcccggggccgcggggcgtTCCGCTCCCGGCTCTGCCCGCCGGGTTTGGGGGTCGGGGCGGGCAGGAGCCGCCGGTTCCCACGGTCCCCCCGGCTTCCCCGTGCGCTTCGAGCCGCGGTCGCTCCATAACCAGCTCTAGCGCGGTTTTACGCAGTTATTTTTCCCTGTGATGCATTTAAAATccgcagggattttttttttcccctaatagcCCTTGTTTACGGTTTTAAGCTCTCCGTTCTCTGGTGTTTATTCTTTCCGTACTTTTGTAGGAAAATGGAGCTCGCCACTCCCCCAACATCAAAGTGCATTATATACTGGAAAAGAAAAGTCAAGTCTGAATACATGCGCCTCCGGCAGCTCAAGAGGTTCCAGGCGAACATGGGAGCCAAGGTACAGAGATAAGGGTGGGAGCTTGGGCTGAAAGGGTATCGTCTAAATTCTTCACTTGTGGTGATTGAGCAGCTGTCTGATGGGTGCTCGTCCTGCGAATCGATGAGCTGTGTTTTAATTGCATGCTGGATGAGTTGGAAGGTGTACGACTTCTCCtcgagctgcgctctgtgtctgTTGTAGGTAGAAAAGCAGCTCTGGCATCAATAACTGCAGCGGGAGGACTCGTTTCCACTTGTTCTTTAAAGTATTTCCCTCTCGGTGCTGGTGGGTCTCAGGATTTTAGAAGCAGTTGTCTGGAATCAGGAGTTCTCAAGAGCCTCTGGGTAGATTTTCAGCCCAGTTTTGTGCCAGCACTGAGTTTAATCAGTTTTCTCACCAGTATCGTCCGTTTGAAATGCCCTGCCTTGCGTATATAATCTCAGGAGGGTTTTTTGTGTCCTCAACGTGTTTTCCTTACGTTTTGAGCGCTGCTTTCTCTCGTTTCAGGCTCTGTTTGTAGCCAACTTCGCGAAGGTCCATGAAAAGACTCAGATTCTGAACGAGGACTGGAAGAAGCTGCGGGTGCAGCCGGTGCAGCTGATGAAGCCGGTCAGCGGACACCCCTTCCTAAAGCAGGTGCGCAGAGCACGAGGGACACGGCGGCAGCTGCTGGGCTCCAACCGGGGCTTTGCAGGGAGTTGTGAGGCTGCAGGGTCGTTTTTGTGTGTGCTGTCCTATGCCAGCATCTTCTGGGAtgcagaaatggggggaaaaaatccaAGAAAACAAGGTTTTCTTGTGGAAGAGAGACCCCAGGGCTCCGCTGTTTCCCCCAAAGAGCGTTTTCCTCACTgcctttctcttccctcctgtTCCAGTGCACCGTTGAGAGCATTTTCCCGGGATTTCCGAGCCAGACGCTGTACATGAGGACCCTGAACACGGTGGCGCTGGTGCCCATCATGTACTCCTGGTCCCCTCTTCAGCAGAATTTCATGGTAGGTGGCCTTGGTGCGGTCAGTATGCGATTGTTATGGGCTTGTGGAGCGATTACACCTCCTTGTTTCAAGCGGTATCTACTCGGGGGATGACAGATTGTGTTGTTTTAATTGCTTTTATCATTAAATCCCATAAACCAGCCTCGTATTGTATCCACACTGTCTTACCCAGCTGGTCTCTCCTTTACACCTGGCTCCCTGGTAGGGCCACCGTCATTTCACACCATCCAAGGAGTAAATAcatctttcccttttattttttccttaagatttttcttcctttttaaacagGGTTTTGTTTCTTAGGCGGGCCCTTCCCTTTGCAACTGGATCACCATGCTGGTCTCACTGTAAGGATGCCACCGAGGACCAGTTTCTCCATCGCAAAAGTGCGGGGAGTGATTTAAATGCAGATTTTGGGGTGGCAGCGTTAAGATTATTGGTTGAATAAGCCAGGGGCGCGTGGCTGGGTTGGTGAAGTCCCATGTCCTTGCTCCTGTGGTTAATACAAGAATTCTGCTCAGTTTTGGCTGCGTTGCTCCGTGGAGCAAGTTTGCTTTACCAGTTCCTCCAACACAACCTCTCTGATGACTTTTGGCTGTTTGTTATTCTTGGCAACGTGTGTGTTTCTGAGCTTCGGAGGCACAGCTTTTCTTCTTTAAAGCAAATTGTGCTTTCAGGAGTCAGAGTTACGGTGCTGGGATGGGATAACGATGAACCACCGGTGATGAGACAGCTGGAGGCTCAGCTGGGGGACACAGcctctttttgctgcttttctgagtTAAATCCCGTTTCCTTTTCAGGTGGAGGATGAAACCGTGCTGTGCAATATCCCTT
Above is a window of Patagioenas fasciata isolate bPatFas1 chromosome 22, bPatFas1.hap1, whole genome shotgun sequence DNA encoding:
- the LOC139825482 gene encoding receptor activity-modifying protein 1-like, which produces MLLGVRLLGCLLLPLLQRGRGDTEYGDLEEEDHYLYMDEDGPLEVLEGPARCQDTYQDWISLYCWAPFHAALMATPESSRCRWDQISSTYSELSSCTQLLAQLLSCPWPCAVLDAFFLQVHAEYFTNCTGTGTPTLSRVPPGMAVAVAVGLSCLVPLAAALTLSRVRKGAQTPAGSCLAPACPPACEGPATAVLPPSPGN
- the RAMP2 gene encoding receptor activity-modifying protein 2 isoform X3 encodes the protein MAPCAQTGSGRLSRGLLLLCALLGTGLCHVGAEAESFGQDARTSPPVAVNWTAQLVEEMYTNITQKCWEFFVDLMRNVTVSELCEWKVISSHRRYFHNCTLQHQVFDPPQDVLLPMIIAPICLIPFLVTLVIWRSKDGKAQA